In one Grus americana isolate bGruAme1 chromosome 1, bGruAme1.mat, whole genome shotgun sequence genomic region, the following are encoded:
- the UCHL3 gene encoding ubiquitin carboxyl-terminal hydrolase isozyme L3 isoform X2 codes for MEPHRWLPLEANPDVTNQFLKQLGIHPDWQFVDVYGMEPELLSMVPRPVCAVLLLFPITEKYETFRTEEEERIKAKGQDVKSSVYFMKQTINNACGTIGLIHAIANNRDKMNFETNSSLKKFLEDSLSMTPEERAKYLETYEAIRVTHESSAHEGQTEAPSIDEKVDLHFIALVNVGGHLYELDGRKPFPINHGETSDDSFLEDAIEVCKKFMERDPEELRFNAIALSAA; via the exons tttcttaaacAGTTAGGTATACATCCTGACTGGCAATTTGTAGATGTTTATGGTATGGAACCAGAACTGCTTAGCATGGTGCCAAGACCTGTCTGTGCAGTGCTACTTCTCTTTCCAATAACCGAAAAG TATGAAACCTTCAGaacagaagaagaagagagaataaAAGCTAAGGGACAAGATGTCAAATCATCAGTCTATTTCATGAAGCAGACCATTAACAATGCTTGTGGAACAATTGGGCTAATTCATGCTATTGCAAACAACAGAGATAAAATGAACTTTG aaactaaTTCTTCGCTGAAGAAGTTCCTAGAAGATTCGTTATCTATGACTCCTGAAGAGAGGGCCAAATATCTAGAAACTTATGAA gcTATTCGTGTCACTCATGAATCCAGTGCGCATGAAGGTCAGACTGAg GCACCAAGTATAGATGAAAAAGTAGATCTTCACTTTATTGCATTAGTTAATGTAGGTGGTCACCTCTATGAATTGG ATGGGCGCAAGCCATTTCCAATAAACCATGGGGAAACTAGTGACGATTCTTTTTTAGAG GATGCAATAGAAGTTTGCAAGAAATTCATGGAACGTGACCCAGAAGAATTAAGATTTAATGCAATTGCACTGTCTGCAGCTTAA
- the UCHL3 gene encoding ubiquitin carboxyl-terminal hydrolase isozyme L3 isoform X1 has protein sequence MEPHRWLPLEANPDVSARFLKQLGIHPDWQFVDVYGMEPELLSMVPRPVCAVLLLFPITEKYETFRTEEEERIKAKGQDVKSSVYFMKQTINNACGTIGLIHAIANNRDKMNFETNSSLKKFLEDSLSMTPEERAKYLETYEAIRVTHESSAHEGQTEAPSIDEKVDLHFIALVNVGGHLYELDGRKPFPINHGETSDDSFLEDAIEVCKKFMERDPEELRFNAIALSAA, from the exons tttcttaaacAGTTAGGTATACATCCTGACTGGCAATTTGTAGATGTTTATGGTATGGAACCAGAACTGCTTAGCATGGTGCCAAGACCTGTCTGTGCAGTGCTACTTCTCTTTCCAATAACCGAAAAG TATGAAACCTTCAGaacagaagaagaagagagaataaAAGCTAAGGGACAAGATGTCAAATCATCAGTCTATTTCATGAAGCAGACCATTAACAATGCTTGTGGAACAATTGGGCTAATTCATGCTATTGCAAACAACAGAGATAAAATGAACTTTG aaactaaTTCTTCGCTGAAGAAGTTCCTAGAAGATTCGTTATCTATGACTCCTGAAGAGAGGGCCAAATATCTAGAAACTTATGAA gcTATTCGTGTCACTCATGAATCCAGTGCGCATGAAGGTCAGACTGAg GCACCAAGTATAGATGAAAAAGTAGATCTTCACTTTATTGCATTAGTTAATGTAGGTGGTCACCTCTATGAATTGG ATGGGCGCAAGCCATTTCCAATAAACCATGGGGAAACTAGTGACGATTCTTTTTTAGAG GATGCAATAGAAGTTTGCAAGAAATTCATGGAACGTGACCCAGAAGAATTAAGATTTAATGCAATTGCACTGTCTGCAGCTTAA